One genomic region from Loxodonta africana isolate mLoxAfr1 chromosome 17, mLoxAfr1.hap2, whole genome shotgun sequence encodes:
- the MRPS31 gene encoding small ribosomal subunit protein mS31 isoform X3: MFPRVSALLPLSHFSRLLLSSGSAEVPAAAVLLLAAPHGTVRTKNNIQRYFGINSVIYNKKDEQSFPTHETSQETSNSDNSVKENTKKDLINIIKGMKIGLSTVNVQTTKPPNRRPLKNLKTAIGRVQTATENTTKKRNEPLSPELLAAASAVAESLPFDKQTTKSELLRQLRRHEEDMRAQKEGRQQKVSFGNIISGMKVAKSATARVSRRPEHQIQFDDGSDDYLDHQKSADLRQRVRKWTERQGDGETVQKLRGVAGPEWPGTLRHHSREWLRHASGSIWLHFPQGETSSHTAYSHLQNQRIMALSAKAKYLCIFYRAPCPESSFSGC, encoded by the exons ATGTTTCCTCGGGTCTCGGCTTTGCTACCGCTTAGCCACTTCTCCCGCCTCCTTTTATCCTCTGGGAGCGCCGAGGTACCGGCGGCTGCGGTTCTGCTGCTCGCGGCTCCACACGGAACGGTCAG GACAAAAAATAATATCCAGAGATATTTTGGCATTAACAGCGTGATCTATAACAAGAAAGATGAGCAGTCTTTTCCAACGCATGAGACTTCTCAGGAAACTTCCAACAGCGACAACAGTGTAAAGGAGAACACGAAAAAAGACTTGATAAATATTATTAAAGGTATGAAAATTGGATTAAGTACAGTAAATGTACAGACAACCAAGCCACCCAACAGAAGACCACTTAAAAATTTGAAGACCGCAATTGGCAGAGTTCAAACAGCtacagaaaataccacaaagaAGAG aaatgagCCCTTGAGTCCTGAGTTACTGGCAGCTGCATCTGCCGTTGCAGAGTCTCTTCCCTTTGACAAGCAGACAACCAAGTCTGAGCTGCTCAGACAGCTCCGGCGGCACGAGGAAGACATGCGGGCACAGAAGGAGGGGAGGCAACAAAAAGTTAG TTTCGGTAACATAATATCGGGTATGAAAGTTGCCAAATCTGCTACAGCCAGAGTTAGTAGGAGACCAGAGCATCAGATTCAGTTTGATGACGGGTCTGATGATTATTTGGACCATCAAAAGAGCGCTGATCTTAGACAAAG agtcagaaaatggactgagcggcaAGGGGatggagagacggttcagaagctgagaggagttgctggacctgaatggccgggaaccctcaggcaccattcccgggagtggctgCGGCACGCCAgtggtagcatttggctgcactttcctcagggagaaacatccagccacacagcctactcacacctccagaaccagagaataatggcactttcagcaaaagctaagtacttgtgtatattttaccgcgccccttGCCCTGAATCCAGCTTTAGTGGatgttga